From the Kitasatospora atroaurantiaca genome, the window CGGTGGCGATGCGCTGAGCGATCACGCTCGCGATCACGGTGTCAGTGGTGAGCGGCAGGTGCGCGCCGTGCTGCTCGAAGCTCCCAATGGGCAGGACAGCCACTTTGGAGCCTCGGCGGCGCTCGTCGGCGGAAGTGGCCTGTGTGATCAGTGCGTCCATGATCCCAGCTTCTCCCATCAGCTCGTTCGAGGGCGAGGGACGACCGCACTGCGGGCAAGCGTGAGGCGGTCGGAGAATGCTGCGACAGCCGGAACATCACGCCACTTCAGCAGCGATTGGCCGGCGGCGGCCAGTTCGCCGATCGCCCGCGCGGATTCGGTGTCCAGTGCGATCGACAGGGCTCGGTCGGCTGCTGCGGCCCCCTGCTCAGGTTCGCCTGCGGTCGCGTAGGCGCGTGCCAGTCGCGAGAGGTAGACGCCTTGGTCGTTGCGGTAGACCTGTGGGAGAACGGCCAACTCGGCCTCGAAGACTCGGGCGGCGCGCTGTGGGTCGCCAAGCTCGATCCAACAGTTTGCCCGCTGCATCTCGACGTAGGTCGGGGTGCAGTAGGCCGTGTCCAGGGCGTCGTCGTCTTCGGGCTCGTCCGGTGCGGTGGCAAGCTCGTACGCCTCGTCGAACTTCGTCTGAGCGAACTTCGGGTTGCCCATGAGAGCGTGGCCCTGCGCCTCCTGCTGCGCCGCAAGGGCTCGGATTCGCGGCGTCACTCCAGAGACCCGCTGCGCAGCCCGCGCGAGGCTGACGGCCTGTTGCGGGTTCCGGCGGGCGGTGGCCTGGTTGCTCTTCCGGAAGAGCACATAGGAGGTCATGAGATCGTCGCCGGTCTCCTGGGACCACTCCATCGCGCGGTCTGACCAGTAGGTGGCCTGGGTGAAGTCTCCGAGATCCTGATGCAGCCACCCAAGGAACTCCGCAATCCGCGCGCCAAGGGTGAGCAGATCGTCCCGGACCGGGCCGGCGGTGTGCTCCTGTAGGCGGTCGATCGACCTGACGTGCCGCTCCACCGGGTCGAGCGCATGCCGGGAACCGAACAGATTCGCTGCCTTGTAGTGGCTGGGCATGATGGCCCGAATCTGGGACGCGAAGAACTCGGGCTCGATGAGCGGGCTCGGAACTGCCGCAGAGTACGTGGGCTTGGGCAGGGCGTGGGTGATCGCGTTGGTTGCCGTGGCGGGCCGGGCGGACTGCTCCCATCCTCGGGTAGCCAGGCCGAGCATGTGTCCGGGGATGTGCAGCCCGTCGGCGATGCGCTCCACAAGATCGATCTTCTCGATGTTGCGGTTTCCTGCGATCACTTCGCCAACCCGGCTCGGTGTCAGGTCGCACGCCCTGGCGATCATTGACGGGTAGATCCCGGCCTGCTTGAGCAGGCGGAAGACGGTGGAGAACTTCCGGGCTCTGCAAGCCGCGATCATCTCGGGGTCGGCCAGAAGGGCACGCGGCAGCCTGTGCGGAATTCCGGCGTCCGCCATGGGTGTCCCCTCGTAGCGTGGACGATCTTCCGTTGCCTGTCGGCAAGTTGATTACCTGTGAGTTTACCCACATTGGGTAATCAGGGTGGGTACGTCTCCGCTCTTCCGCTTGGCAATCCTGAAGTCACGCACCCGGACGACCGGGTGAGCACAAAGCGGGCTTCAGGAGGGCGGTATGGGCGTGATCGGTTCCAGCAACATCTCCGGCAGCGGCGTGACGTTGCTCAAGCCGCCGAACACGGTTAACGAGCGGGGCTACTGGTTGCCGCGCCACCGGAGGTCGGCCGGCGTGGCTCGGGAGCGGCTGCGGGAGTTCCTCGCCGACGTTGGTGGCGGTGGGCAACTGCTCGACGCTGCCGAGTCGGTGCTCACAGAGTTGGTTACGAACGCGGTGGAGCATGCCCGCGTCTCGCCTGGTCGGCTGATCGCGGTCCGGCTTCTAGCCAGTGATGGCCGGTTGCGGATCGAGGTGCATGACGCGAGCGAGGAGCGGCCGGTGTTGCGGCCGGAGGTCGGCGGTGATGAGGAGTCGGGGCGGGGCCTGCGACTGGTCGAGCTGCTTGCGGTGGCGTGGGGTTGCTGCCCGCGTCCGGGTGGGGTCGGGAAGTTGGTGTGGGCTGTGGTTGGTCCTGTGGAGGGTGGGTCATGAGGTGGATCGGGCGCTCGGTTTGGGTGGAGGTGGCGCGCTGCTACTACTGCGGCGCGGGGCTGCGAACGGGGATGGCGCGGTTCATCGTCGTGGGTGGCCGGTCGGTCGGTGTGCACCGTCGTCACCCGCGCCGGGCTGGGGAGGTGGCGGCGTGACTGGCCTCGCCAGGACCGGCGGTCTGCTGAGCGCTGTGGCGGTGCCGCACCCGCACGCGGTCACGGCTGAGATCGAGGGTGTCATGCCGGTCACGCCGTTTGCCTCGGTGGCCGACGCTGCCAGAGTGCTGCTGGCCGCCGTGCGGGGCTTCTCTATCGGTGAGCAGCAGCGGAGTTACGTTGCGTGCTGCTTGACCGGTGTTGGGTCTGCTGAGTACATCACGCGGTGTCTGGAGCGTGAGGGTGCGTGGTCGCTGACGGTGTACCTGGTGGACGGGTCGGGCGGCGGGGCGCGATGGGTCGGGCATTCCGTGCGGATCAAGGCCGCCAGTTGGGCGGCCGCGCGGTGACTCGGGGGCTTAGGGGTCTGTGGCTGCGGCTGGACATGTGGTGGGGCCTGCACGGGCAGTTCTCCAGGCCGGTGCGGTTGGTCAGTGCGCGCCGGCGTGCTGCTCACGAGCGGGTGGAGGCGCGGTGCGCGGAGCCCGGGTGCAGGGAGGCGGCCCTTCGGCGGCTTACGGATCGGATCGGGCTGCGAGATCTCGGGATCGGTGGTCCGCTGCCGATGCCCAGTGAGGCGGAGCTGTTCCGCCGGATCTTCGGGTGTGAGCCCGGGCGGGGAGTTGGCGGCTGAGCGGCGCTGACGTGGGCGATCACAACTGAAGACTTGCCGGACCACCCCGAATCCTTGGCGGGGTGGGGGTGGTCCGGTGGGTTGGAACCCGGTGCCGATGGTACCGGGCTCCTCGGCATGTCTGTACACGGATGGCGCTGGTTCGGTTGTCGATCAGGGGAGTTGACGGTCTGTTGGACGGGGACGACGGCGTTTTCGGGGAGCTGGCGGCGGACCTGGACCCGGATGCGTGGGTGTGGCTGCCGGGGGTGGACTATGCGGCGGGGTGGCGTGAGGCCCGGGATGCGGCCGATGAGCTGAACGAGGTGCTCGCGGCGTGTGGGGTGGACCGGCGGCACCTGCGGGCGGTGGCGGACACGGATGCCCATGGCCAGGGCTGGGTGCGCCTGGTCGGTGTGCCGTACGGCTGGCACCGGTTGGGCGAGCTGTTGCAGCTGGCCGTGGAGGAGGCGCGCCGCGAGTCGGCCTGAGGCCGCATCGGCCCTGCTCTGCTCGGGTGGCAGGTGGCGAGCGTGGGCACGCGGCCGGCGGGGGAAGGGTTTGGGCGGTGTCCTTGCGGGGCTGGGGTCGGGCATGTCCGGGGGGCCGTAAGCTGCTTCGCGAATCGGGCAGGCTTCTGGGCCTGACCGCAATTTGGCCGAGTGGCCCCCCGGTCTTGCCCGACGCGGGCCCCGGCCCGGCAAGGTGCCTAAAGCCTCCCACTGCCGTCCGCCCCCGGCCACCACGCGGCAGCCCCTGCCGCCCTCGGCTGGTCCGGCTGGCGCCGCCGCCACCAAGTCCGCGCCCAGGCCAGTCACTACAACCGACAAGCCGCGAATGAGGCATGAAGATCACGATCTACGGCTGGAGTATTGGGCGCCGGGGTGCCGGGTGTCAGCTTTCGGAGGTGGCCTGCTGCCCTGATCCCGCTCACCTGCAACGAGATTCAGCGCCTGTTCACCACGCTCGTCATCCGACTGGCCACGACGCGGCCCCACCGGCTGCGGACGGGCGGGCGAGTATCACTGCCACCTGTGTCCATGTGCAAGTCGGCGGCAGTGGCGCATTGTTGAGGGATATTCAGCGAGAAGATCGAGCTAGTGCTTTCGGATCTGGCCCCAGCCGTGGCCGGTGGCAGCGTGGGACTGAACACGCTCGGTGCCTACGGTGGCACTGGCCGCGTCGGGGGTTGCGGTGGGTGGTCGAGGGCCGGACGCTGGAAGGAGAGAGCCAACAGGGAGAGGAGGTGTTTTCCCATGGCAGAGAAGACCGTGGCGCTCAAGCAGGGAGAGGGCAGGTCGTTCTGGGTGCTGAACGGCTTGTACACGGTGAAGGCGTCCGCCGACGAGACCGGTGGCGCGTTGACCGTCATGGAGATGACGATTCCCGCCGGCTGGGGACCGCCGCCACACACCCACCCCGGGACCGAGAGCGTCTGCGTCCTGGAGGGCAGGATCCGTTACTACATCAACAACGAGACGATCGAGGGCGCCCCGGGATCCTTCTTCCACATTCCCGAAGGAACCTGGGAGAGATTCGAGCCGCTTGAGACGTCGCGCCTCCTGGTCATCTACGCGCCGGGTGGGTATATCGAGGAGTTCTTCGCCGAGGCAGGCGAGCCCGCCACAGCGAATGAACTGCCCACTCCGTCCACCGAACCGCCGGACTACGAACGTTTCGCGGAGATTGGCGCGCGGCACGGCATCCAGATGAGGCCGAAGCCGGAGAGCTGATCGTGTCCTGCTCCGTGGCCTGCCCCGCCCGCCCGGGATACCCGGCGGTACGGGGCGTTGGTGCGCCAGTACGGTCGAGCGGTGGTTGTGCGGGGGCGGCCTGGCCGCCCGGCCCGGAACGGCCGGCAGGCCGCATGCCCGGCCGGGGCGGCAGGGGCCGCCCGGCGGCGCGGTAGCGCCGCCCTTGAGCAAGTGAAGAAGGTATGCGACGGCCCCTGTGGTTTTGCCCGGTGCCCGCAGCGGACTGCCCGCAGCGGATTGTCCGGGGCCCGGCCGGCGACCGGCGCTTGGCGGGGGACTGGTCGCGATGCATCATGGCCTGTCCGGGAACCTCGGGGCACCTCAGTTGATGCGGTCGAGTGCCGCCGTACCGTCTCCGTTCTTGTACGACAGCAGGTGCTGGGTGCCGTTCAGCGTGAACGGGACCATAGACGTCCAGCCATCTGTCCAACCGTCACGCCACACCGAGGCCAATGAGCCGTCCGTGTTGATGCGGTCGAGTGCCGCCGTACCGTCTCCGTTCTTGTACGACAGCAGGTGCTGGGTGCCGTTCAGCGTGAACGGGACCATAGACGTCCAGCCGCCTGTCCAACCGTCACGCCATACCTCTGTAAGTGTCATCCTTAAATTGTTACATCGTGCACGAACACTGAATACACTCCAAGCGGGTGATGTCGGGGCGCGGGCGCATTCCGGCGAAGGGGCTATCCAGGATCGCTCCGGCGCCGTAGCAACACGGCTCGTGGACTGTTTCCACAGCATGAACCACCGGGCAGGTCACGCCATTTCACCTCGGTCCGCACCCGGTGCAGAATCCTTCGAACACCTGCCGGTGATCACGCCACCGGTCACAATGCCCATTTCCCCGACGGGCCCAGCTCCCCGCCCCCGGCATGGGCGACGACAGATCTCCTCCTGGAGACCGTCCGCTCGGCGGCGTCCGTCGTGGCGCTGGCACCACCGGACTCGGCCGCGTACGGAGATGTGCGGCTGCGCTTCGGCACCCAGCTCGACGCGCACCCGCTCACCGACGGGGACGGCGGCCGGATCACGGACGAGGCCGTGGCGGCCTATGTCGCCAAATACACCAGCAAGAGCGTGGAAGCCGCCGGGGCAGCAGATCGACGCATCGACTCCTGGGCGGAGATCCGAACGCTGCGCGTCACGCCGCACGTCCGGGCCCTCATCTCGACCGCGTGGCGGCTCGGCGGCCTCCCGGAGCTGGAACACCTGCGGCTGCGGGCCTGGGCCCACATGCTCGGATACCGGGGCCACTGCCTCACCAAGACCCGCGCCTACTCCACCACATACGGACAACTCCGCGCCGACCGCGCCGAACACGCC encodes:
- a CDS encoding ATP-binding protein yields the protein MGVIGSSNISGSGVTLLKPPNTVNERGYWLPRHRRSAGVARERLREFLADVGGGGQLLDAAESVLTELVTNAVEHARVSPGRLIAVRLLASDGRLRIEVHDASEERPVLRPEVGGDEESGRGLRLVELLAVAWGCCPRPGGVGKLVWAVVGPVEGGS
- a CDS encoding cupin domain-containing protein, with the translated sequence MAEKTVALKQGEGRSFWVLNGLYTVKASADETGGALTVMEMTIPAGWGPPPHTHPGTESVCVLEGRIRYYINNETIEGAPGSFFHIPEGTWERFEPLETSRLLVIYAPGGYIEEFFAEAGEPATANELPTPSTEPPDYERFAEIGARHGIQMRPKPES
- a CDS encoding replication initiator, coding for MLRTPAGDHATGHNAHFPDGPSSPPPAWATTDLLLETVRSAASVVALAPPDSAAYGDVRLRFGTQLDAHPLTDGDGGRITDEAVAAYVAKYTSKSVEAAGAADRRIDSWAEIRTLRVTPHVRALISTAWRLGGLPELEHLRLRAWAHMLGYRGHCLTKTRAYSTTYGQLRADRAEHARTLAGARELFADWDDGTTTEATWRFVGTGHTPAEALIAAGIAEDLTTNRETARQELANGNHPERDSLRKLA